One genomic region from Yersinia canariae encodes:
- a CDS encoding glycerol dehydrogenase has product MLKVIQSPSKYIQGANALQSIGEFAKLLANNYFIIADDFVMKLTADAVGSSLQANELENHFSRFNGECSRHEIERLTVELKKHNCNGVIGIGGGKTLDTAKAIAHYQHIPVIVVPTIASTDAPTSALSVIYTEQGEFAEYLIYPKNPDIVLMDTAIIAKAPVRLLISGMGDALSTYFEAQACFDAKAISMAGGASTLAAVTLARLCYETLLAEGYKAKLAVEAGVVTEAVERIIEANTYLSGIGFESSGLAAAHAIHNGFTVLEECHHLYHGEKVAFGTLTQLVLQNSSMEEIETVLSFCQQLGLPITLAEMGVSQDIERKIRAVAEASCAEGETIHNMPFAVTADSVYAAIIVADRLGQAFLN; this is encoded by the coding sequence ATGCTGAAAGTCATTCAATCTCCGTCTAAATATATTCAAGGTGCCAATGCACTACAGTCCATTGGTGAATTTGCTAAGTTACTGGCTAATAACTATTTTATCATTGCTGATGATTTTGTAATGAAGCTAACGGCGGATGCTGTTGGCTCTAGTTTGCAAGCCAATGAGTTGGAAAATCATTTCAGCCGCTTTAACGGCGAATGTTCCCGCCATGAAATTGAGCGCCTCACCGTTGAGCTGAAAAAACATAATTGCAATGGGGTGATTGGGATTGGGGGAGGGAAAACGCTCGATACAGCAAAAGCGATTGCTCACTATCAACATATCCCAGTCATTGTGGTGCCTACCATTGCCTCTACCGATGCTCCAACCAGTGCATTGTCAGTGATTTATACCGAACAGGGCGAATTCGCAGAATATCTGATTTACCCCAAAAACCCAGACATCGTACTGATGGATACCGCGATTATTGCTAAAGCGCCAGTGCGTTTACTTATCTCAGGTATGGGCGATGCGCTTTCTACTTACTTTGAAGCACAGGCCTGTTTTGATGCCAAAGCCATCAGCATGGCGGGTGGCGCGTCAACATTAGCGGCGGTCACTTTGGCCCGTTTATGTTACGAAACTCTGCTGGCAGAAGGTTACAAAGCCAAGCTGGCCGTCGAAGCTGGGGTTGTCACCGAAGCGGTTGAGCGCATCATTGAAGCCAATACTTATCTAAGTGGTATTGGTTTTGAAAGTAGTGGTTTGGCGGCGGCTCATGCCATCCACAACGGCTTTACGGTTTTGGAAGAGTGTCATCACTTGTACCACGGAGAGAAGGTGGCTTTCGGCACCCTGACGCAATTAGTCTTACAAAACAGCAGCATGGAAGAGATTGAAACAGTGCTCTCATTCTGCCAGCAGCTTGGTTTACCCATTACATTAGCCGAAATGGGGGTTTCACAGGATATCGAACGCAAAATTCGCGCGGTCGCTGAGGCCAGCTGTGCCGAGGGTGAAACGATTCACAATATGCCGTTTGCCGTCACAGCAGACAGCGTTTATGCCGCTATTATTGTGGCTGACCGTTTAGGTCAGGCTTTCCTCAATTAA
- the dhaK gene encoding dihydroxyacetone kinase subunit DhaK, producing MKKLINSVESVLQEQIQGLVAAHPELVLHQEPLFITRIDAPVKGKVALMSGGGSGHEPMHCGFIGEGMLDGACPGEIFTSPTPDQMYECGQAIDGGQGVLMLIKNYTGDILNFETATELLHAEGTAVGTLVIDDDVAVKDSLYTAGRRGVANTVIIEKLLGAAAVRGDSLDECVALGQKINNQGHSIGIALGACTVPAAGKPSFTLAENEMEFGVGIHGEPGIERRPFTSLNDTVDGMFQTLIEHGSYQRTLRHWDRQAEDWSETRQSKQPLAKGDRVIVLVNNLGATPLSELYGVWHRLAACCADFGLTIERKLIGSYCTSLDMQGMSITLLKVDDELLSLWDAPVNTPALRWGC from the coding sequence ATGAAAAAATTAATTAACAGCGTTGAGAGTGTATTACAGGAACAAATTCAGGGATTGGTTGCGGCCCATCCTGAGCTGGTATTGCATCAGGAACCTCTTTTTATTACGCGGATAGATGCACCGGTGAAGGGCAAAGTGGCATTGATGTCCGGCGGCGGCAGTGGCCATGAACCTATGCACTGTGGTTTTATCGGCGAAGGCATGCTGGATGGTGCATGTCCTGGTGAGATTTTCACCTCACCGACTCCAGATCAAATGTATGAATGCGGCCAAGCCATTGATGGCGGGCAGGGCGTGCTAATGCTAATTAAGAATTACACTGGCGATATTCTTAATTTTGAAACTGCGACAGAACTGTTGCATGCCGAAGGAACCGCAGTTGGGACATTAGTCATTGATGATGATGTGGCTGTCAAAGATAGCCTGTATACCGCCGGGCGGCGGGGAGTGGCCAATACGGTCATTATTGAAAAATTACTCGGGGCTGCTGCGGTTCGTGGTGATTCACTAGATGAATGCGTGGCGCTCGGCCAGAAAATCAATAACCAGGGGCACTCTATCGGTATTGCTCTGGGGGCATGTACTGTGCCAGCAGCGGGCAAACCGTCCTTTACGTTAGCTGAAAACGAGATGGAATTTGGGGTGGGGATCCATGGCGAACCCGGCATTGAACGGCGGCCATTTACCTCTTTGAATGACACCGTTGACGGCATGTTCCAAACCCTGATTGAGCATGGTAGCTACCAGCGCACATTACGCCACTGGGATAGACAAGCAGAAGACTGGAGTGAGACGCGCCAAAGCAAGCAGCCACTGGCGAAAGGTGACCGAGTCATTGTTCTGGTCAATAATTTGGGGGCAACACCTCTATCAGAGCTTTATGGTGTTTGGCATCGTCTGGCCGCCTGCTGTGCAGATTTTGGTTTGACCATTGAGCGCAAACTGATCGGCTCTTATTGCACCTCATTGGATATGCAAGGTATGTCTATCACGCTATTGAAAGTGGATGATGAACTGCTGTCTCTCTGGGATGCGCCAGTTAATACCCCAGCCCTGCGTTGGGGCTGCTGA
- the dhaL gene encoding dihydroxyacetone kinase subunit DhaL, which yields MGLTKQQIVSWLQLCAEVFSEQRDFLTQLDTEIGDGDHGLNMNRGFNKVVEKLPSFADKDIGFILKNTGMTLLSSVGGASGPLFGTFFIRAAQSTNAKQSLDLPAVCQMFKDGVDGVVMRGKAEPGDKTMCDVWWAVVAQLEQANQQGVPLVDALQQAVESAQLALAGTITMQARKGRASYLGERSIGHQDPGATSAMLMMQALWQVASH from the coding sequence ATGGGACTTACCAAACAACAAATTGTCAGTTGGTTGCAACTTTGTGCTGAGGTTTTCAGTGAACAACGAGATTTTCTGACGCAACTGGATACTGAAATCGGGGATGGCGACCACGGCCTGAATATGAATCGTGGGTTCAATAAAGTGGTCGAAAAATTACCATCTTTTGCTGATAAAGATATCGGTTTCATTCTAAAAAATACCGGTATGACCCTGCTTTCAAGTGTTGGCGGGGCGAGTGGCCCTCTGTTTGGCACTTTCTTTATTCGTGCCGCACAAAGTACCAACGCCAAGCAAAGCCTGGATTTGCCCGCAGTCTGCCAGATGTTTAAAGATGGTGTCGACGGGGTTGTGATGCGCGGCAAAGCTGAGCCGGGCGATAAAACCATGTGTGATGTCTGGTGGGCGGTGGTGGCGCAGCTTGAGCAGGCCAACCAGCAGGGGGTGCCGCTGGTGGATGCATTACAGCAAGCGGTTGAAAGTGCGCAGCTTGCATTGGCAGGGACTATCACTATGCAGGCCCGCAAAGGCCGCGCCAGTTATCTTGGCGAGCGAAGCATTGGCCATCAAGACCCAGGGGCGACATCAGCGATGTTGATGATGCAAGCTCTGTGGCAGGTTGCCAGCCACTAA
- the dhaM gene encoding dihydroxyacetone kinase phosphoryl donor subunit DhaM, with product MVNLVVVSHSALLAQGVAELAQQMTQGGCQLAVAAGVDDLDHPIGTDAIKVMEAIELVYSPSGVLVLMDLGSALLSAETALELLDPEMAKNVQLCAAPLVEGTLAAVVAASSGASLDEVRAEAMGALAAKATQLGESVTPPAASSGEMAKAAPDAQSVSWVVRNPNGLHVRPAAKLVDVLAPFAADLLLEKNGQCVNPRSLNQLAILQVRKGDTIRLLASGEQAGEALDAFMQLAHQHFGESVTTTSDSGFSGIMVPRGAITAPIFQWLPAIPVFLPQTISAGNIANEQLRLHQALAHTLADLQQLAQLAEQQIGAQAAAIFTAHAMLIDDEELYAAMDKRIEQQRICAESALQDELMAMVADYQALNDDYLRVRELDIRDILNRTLGHLTGLPPVPIAVDSEILLLAEELFPSQMIGLNHQQVKGICLSKGHILSHSAILATELDIPMLVGAIGCLGASHNGQKALLDTATGVLKLQ from the coding sequence ATGGTCAATCTCGTTGTAGTTTCTCATAGCGCGCTGCTGGCTCAGGGTGTGGCCGAACTGGCACAGCAAATGACACAAGGGGGCTGCCAGTTAGCGGTGGCTGCCGGTGTAGACGACCTGGACCATCCTATCGGCACGGATGCTATTAAAGTGATGGAGGCCATTGAATTGGTCTATTCCCCATCAGGTGTATTGGTGCTGATGGATTTAGGCAGCGCATTACTCAGTGCTGAAACGGCACTGGAGTTATTAGACCCCGAAATGGCGAAAAATGTACAACTCTGCGCCGCACCACTGGTCGAAGGGACGTTGGCTGCGGTGGTTGCTGCATCATCCGGGGCATCGCTGGACGAGGTACGTGCCGAAGCAATGGGGGCTTTGGCAGCTAAAGCGACACAGTTAGGTGAAAGTGTCACTCCACCCGCGGCCAGTAGTGGTGAAATGGCCAAGGCGGCACCTGATGCCCAGAGTGTCAGTTGGGTGGTGCGCAACCCGAATGGGCTACATGTCCGCCCGGCGGCTAAATTGGTCGACGTATTAGCACCGTTTGCCGCAGATTTACTACTGGAAAAAAACGGTCAATGCGTTAATCCTCGTAGCCTGAATCAGCTTGCCATTTTGCAAGTACGCAAAGGCGATACTATTCGTTTACTGGCCAGCGGCGAGCAAGCAGGGGAGGCACTGGATGCTTTTATGCAACTGGCCCATCAGCACTTTGGCGAATCTGTCACCACCACCAGTGACAGTGGATTCAGCGGCATAATGGTTCCCCGTGGGGCCATTACTGCGCCCATATTCCAGTGGTTACCTGCTATTCCGGTGTTTTTACCGCAAACCATTAGTGCCGGGAATATTGCTAACGAACAATTGCGTTTGCATCAGGCTTTAGCACACACTTTGGCCGATTTACAGCAGTTGGCACAGCTGGCGGAGCAACAGATTGGTGCTCAGGCGGCGGCTATCTTTACTGCACATGCCATGCTAATTGATGATGAAGAATTATATGCGGCAATGGATAAGCGGATAGAACAACAACGGATTTGTGCAGAATCGGCATTACAAGATGAGTTAATGGCTATGGTGGCTGACTATCAGGCACTGAATGATGACTATCTGCGCGTCCGAGAGCTGGATATTCGAGATATTCTTAATCGCACTTTAGGTCATCTGACAGGATTACCGCCAGTTCCTATTGCAGTCGACAGTGAGATTTTATTATTGGCTGAGGAGTTATTCCCTTCACAAATGATTGGTTTGAATCACCAGCAAGTAAAAGGTATCTGTTTAAGTAAAGGACATATCCTTTCTCACAGTGCGATTCTGGCAACAGAATTGGATATTCCGATGTTAGTTGGTGCTATTGGTTGCCTTGGGGCTAGCCACAATGGCCAAAAAGCCTTATTGGATACCGCAACTGGAGTGCTCAAACTCCAGTAA
- a CDS encoding glycosyltransferase family 4 protein has protein sequence MQGNIFPIHKKNNLKIGIVHLSTEGIQIFVGGVGSYIRGQIQALSEVIDLLAAHDIGLEPHFIEIAYSKYNEFFDTDCRDYYIKKIHEMGGTFSTVPNMTLGNGVGCLWPYGDAFLGDLQNWKISSAAAAAKIIDISENYDITLAFCHELPFSFTPLIASLHTAVEGANLKIIYVSHGTAFNHEMPLPNPERLMAESLPIQWAKIDSNIKLGTISNFLANHLVSEYGADPQTFIPVPAGINISDPWYRIRSEQEIGDTLSAYGISLDHPLAITLGRGVYYKRYDLLLKAASYLGNDIHTVIVSDPVLPELSALASQLDAHTSIINSFDRELMACLIQWRNTRVCVLSAENEPNGLIPMESRWLAREQGALLIVADSGGLREQVEEGINGFLHIPGDAANLAEVIHHVCQLTEFEIDKIRQASTALIAERYNWKNQILTPLSCLIPQIAALN, from the coding sequence ATGCAAGGAAACATATTTCCAATCCATAAAAAAAACAATCTAAAAATAGGTATAGTTCATCTTTCCACGGAAGGCATTCAAATTTTTGTTGGAGGGGTTGGCTCTTATATCAGAGGGCAAATTCAGGCACTAAGTGAGGTAATTGATTTACTGGCTGCTCATGATATAGGGTTAGAGCCACATTTTATTGAAATTGCATACAGCAAATATAATGAATTCTTTGATACAGATTGTCGCGATTATTATATAAAAAAAATTCATGAAATGGGAGGGACATTCTCAACAGTGCCAAATATGACCTTGGGTAACGGAGTGGGATGTTTATGGCCCTATGGCGATGCTTTTCTCGGTGACTTACAAAACTGGAAGATATCCTCTGCTGCTGCTGCTGCAAAAATTATTGATATCAGTGAGAATTACGATATTACTTTAGCATTCTGTCATGAACTGCCATTCTCATTTACACCTTTAATTGCCAGCTTACATACCGCAGTCGAAGGAGCAAATCTAAAGATTATCTATGTCTCCCACGGCACCGCATTTAATCATGAAATGCCATTACCCAATCCTGAGCGGTTGATGGCTGAATCATTACCCATTCAATGGGCAAAGATTGATTCTAATATTAAGCTCGGTACTATCAGCAATTTCCTGGCTAATCACTTAGTTTCAGAATATGGTGCTGACCCGCAAACATTTATACCGGTTCCCGCGGGGATAAATATCAGTGACCCATGGTATCGGATACGCAGTGAGCAAGAGATTGGCGACACATTATCTGCTTACGGAATATCACTCGACCATCCGCTGGCAATAACACTAGGGAGAGGTGTGTATTATAAGCGCTATGATTTGTTGCTTAAAGCAGCGAGTTATCTGGGTAATGATATACATACTGTTATCGTGAGTGATCCTGTCTTGCCAGAATTATCAGCATTAGCCAGCCAACTTGATGCGCATACTTCAATTATAAATTCGTTTGATCGCGAACTGATGGCTTGCCTAATCCAGTGGCGTAATACGCGGGTGTGTGTTCTGTCTGCTGAAAATGAACCGAATGGACTTATTCCTATGGAGTCACGCTGGTTAGCAAGAGAACAGGGAGCTTTATTAATTGTGGCCGACTCTGGCGGTCTGCGAGAACAAGTTGAAGAGGGTATTAATGGGTTCTTGCATATTCCGGGGGATGCTGCAAATTTAGCCGAAGTTATACACCATGTTTGCCAATTAACTGAGTTTGAAATAGATAAAATCAGACAAGCAAGTACTGCACTAATAGCAGAGCGCTATAACTGGAAAAACCAGATTCTAACGCCACTGAGTTGCTTAATACCTCAAATAGCAGCCCTGAATTAA
- a CDS encoding carbamoyltransferase family protein — MHKPIYILGTALSHDGSTCLMKDGEIIFAIEKERISRIKHDGFNDNDTIQYCLDAAGIEYNDLTLIVEQNSHNPLFSEQLEYRKNRVLPPMVPIVTLSHHLAHAYSAIGTSPFDDMGVVIIDGHGGSVDSCNDIITNISGADNIHINNRYRYWETCSYYIYQNGKMVPIFKDFSRWVNRKDRKIHPASTWEIENSIGEFYEGIALYIFGELDCAGKLMGLAPYGRKDIINWKPFFFNAGKVILRNDWWENIDPLLNTHPTHFNDNFQYYADLAYWAQTQLEEALFYLFNYYYQLHPMKNFAYAGGVALNATANEKLINRCEFDNLYIQPAAGDNGLSIGCCYYGWLEVLKKERIKHSGSTFFGKNYDDVSVTTELEEQADKIEYAYCEDIETMAAAAIASGHVIAWFQGGSEFGPRALGNRSILADPRSSQMKDHINANVKFREDFRPFAPAVLHEKVHDYFHLNHDSDYMLFIAYVKEQYRTDLPSIVHVDGSARVQTVKDDINKKFHKLIAAFFEETRIPILLNTSLNIKGMPIVETPKDVINLFLSCGLDLLFINNYRVSKKKSPVKTAGCL; from the coding sequence ATGCATAAACCAATTTACATTCTTGGCACTGCCCTATCCCATGATGGTTCAACATGCCTAATGAAAGACGGTGAAATTATATTCGCAATCGAGAAAGAAAGAATATCGAGAATAAAGCATGATGGGTTTAATGATAATGATACAATTCAGTACTGTTTAGATGCTGCGGGTATTGAATATAACGATCTCACATTAATTGTAGAGCAAAATTCTCATAACCCACTTTTTAGCGAGCAATTAGAATACCGGAAAAATCGAGTCCTACCGCCCATGGTGCCTATTGTCACGCTTTCCCATCACTTAGCTCATGCTTACAGTGCAATAGGTACATCCCCTTTTGACGATATGGGCGTCGTCATTATTGATGGACATGGTGGTAGCGTAGACAGTTGTAATGACATTATAACAAATATATCTGGTGCAGATAACATTCATATTAATAACCGTTATCGTTACTGGGAAACATGCAGCTACTATATTTATCAAAATGGCAAGATGGTCCCCATATTTAAAGACTTCTCTCGTTGGGTAAATAGGAAAGACAGGAAAATTCATCCCGCCTCAACTTGGGAAATAGAAAATTCTATTGGTGAGTTTTATGAAGGTATAGCACTGTATATTTTTGGTGAACTCGACTGTGCGGGTAAATTAATGGGGTTGGCCCCCTATGGGAGAAAGGATATTATCAACTGGAAACCTTTCTTTTTCAATGCCGGAAAAGTGATATTACGGAATGATTGGTGGGAAAATATTGACCCATTACTCAATACTCATCCCACGCATTTTAACGATAATTTCCAATATTATGCTGACCTGGCCTATTGGGCACAAACCCAGCTTGAAGAAGCCTTATTCTATCTGTTCAATTATTACTATCAACTTCATCCTATGAAGAACTTTGCTTATGCCGGCGGGGTCGCATTAAATGCAACAGCTAATGAAAAACTCATTAACAGATGTGAGTTCGATAATTTATATATTCAACCGGCAGCGGGCGATAATGGGCTTTCTATAGGGTGTTGTTATTATGGCTGGTTGGAAGTCCTTAAAAAAGAGCGAATCAAGCATTCAGGTTCGACTTTTTTTGGCAAGAACTATGATGATGTTAGTGTGACAACCGAGCTTGAAGAGCAAGCTGATAAGATTGAATACGCTTACTGTGAAGATATTGAAACCATGGCAGCGGCGGCCATTGCCTCAGGTCATGTTATTGCCTGGTTCCAAGGTGGGTCTGAGTTCGGGCCACGCGCCTTAGGAAACAGAAGTATCCTGGCGGATCCCCGCAGTTCACAAATGAAAGATCATATTAATGCCAATGTGAAGTTTCGGGAGGATTTCCGGCCTTTTGCCCCCGCCGTTTTGCATGAAAAAGTGCATGATTATTTCCATTTAAATCATGATAGTGACTACATGCTATTTATTGCTTATGTAAAAGAACAATACCGAACTGACCTCCCCTCAATTGTTCATGTCGATGGAAGTGCTCGCGTCCAAACGGTTAAAGACGATATAAATAAAAAATTCCATAAATTGATAGCCGCTTTTTTTGAAGAGACCAGAATACCTATATTGCTGAATACCTCATTGAATATTAAAGGGATGCCAATAGTTGAAACACCAAAGGATGTGATTAACTTATTTTTAAGCTGTGGTTTGGACCTCTTATTTATCAACAACTATAGAGTATCAAAGAAAAAATCACCTGTTAAGACAGCAGGATGCCTATAA
- a CDS encoding GMC oxidoreductase, translating into MNIIETLPKKAAEIPEKINILILGGGMSGLELAKHLNNREVENIVVIEAGPADDCNHINAGEEYLQANEFWKNEDSDKYAYRSWQSLSEPHFSKGTCLRRRVGGRSLYWHGVILPIDSEILKHWPPKIVSDLTESWLGGPSLYSQVQSEILAWAEKNYDADYSFKFTHFEFKVTPQVIKIQGESGRWEAYSPLSYWKEDDKFRNSPLIISGYEAIAIIIRNGKCIGAKLREIASDKIHDVLADKCVLALGTIENSRLAAQSLYDTGNLIEKKITGLVDHIVQGFNVTFEHDKAPAKMGKLIDSHPDTIFFSPSISGERFNLFFTISRSEFGIELEVWTMGEQIPSTLGNISITTDDEIMPLSILCNLVNADNILIQKEQDELNIFWREVCDSKKMPFEPLAFEAGFIIHARTMGDVHHQFRSPSRVVNYNVPTTWISPLGTENHESSTLPLGAVLNDNHEFNHISNLFAVGPSTFPRPGAANPSLTTLALSRRLAYLLN; encoded by the coding sequence ATGAATATCATAGAGACGCTCCCAAAAAAGGCGGCGGAGATTCCTGAAAAAATCAATATTCTGATATTAGGTGGAGGAATGTCAGGATTAGAATTAGCTAAACATTTAAATAACAGAGAAGTGGAAAACATAGTTGTTATAGAGGCGGGGCCAGCGGATGATTGTAATCACATAAATGCAGGAGAAGAATATCTACAAGCCAATGAATTTTGGAAAAATGAAGACTCAGATAAATATGCTTATCGTTCATGGCAATCTTTAAGTGAACCTCATTTCTCAAAAGGAACCTGCCTACGGCGAAGAGTAGGTGGCCGCTCACTCTATTGGCATGGTGTTATCTTGCCAATAGATTCCGAAATTCTCAAACACTGGCCTCCAAAGATTGTCAGTGACCTGACAGAGAGCTGGTTAGGAGGCCCATCCCTTTATAGCCAAGTACAGTCTGAAATATTAGCATGGGCTGAAAAAAATTATGATGCTGACTATTCTTTCAAATTTACTCATTTTGAATTTAAGGTCACCCCGCAAGTCATCAAAATACAAGGAGAATCTGGCCGTTGGGAAGCTTATTCGCCCCTATCTTATTGGAAAGAAGATGATAAATTCAGAAACAGCCCCCTTATTATTTCTGGATATGAAGCTATCGCGATTATTATTAGGAATGGGAAATGTATCGGTGCAAAATTAAGAGAAATTGCATCCGATAAAATACATGACGTATTAGCCGATAAATGCGTGCTTGCCTTAGGTACAATTGAGAATTCACGTTTAGCGGCCCAATCACTCTATGATACAGGTAATTTGATAGAGAAAAAAATCACCGGTCTTGTTGATCATATTGTGCAAGGATTTAATGTCACATTTGAGCATGACAAAGCCCCGGCTAAAATGGGTAAGTTAATTGACAGCCATCCCGACACTATATTTTTCAGCCCCAGCATCTCTGGGGAAAGATTTAATTTATTCTTCACAATCAGTAGGTCAGAATTTGGCATTGAACTAGAAGTATGGACGATGGGTGAACAAATCCCTTCGACTCTAGGAAATATTAGCATAACAACAGATGATGAAATCATGCCATTATCTATTTTATGTAATTTAGTAAATGCAGATAATATATTAATACAAAAGGAACAAGACGAGTTAAATATATTCTGGCGTGAAGTCTGTGACAGTAAAAAAATGCCATTTGAGCCATTAGCTTTTGAAGCAGGATTCATTATTCATGCACGCACGATGGGAGATGTTCATCATCAGTTTCGGTCCCCTTCCAGAGTTGTCAATTACAATGTACCTACAACCTGGATTAGCCCACTGGGGACTGAAAACCATGAAAGTAGTACTCTGCCCCTCGGAGCGGTATTAAATGATAATCATGAGTTTAATCATATAAGTAATCTATTTGCTGTTGGCCCTAGCACATTTCCACGGCCAGGTGCTGCCAACCCATCATTAACAACACTTGCCCTATCCCGTAGGCTGGCTTATTTACTTAACTGA
- a CDS encoding MFS transporter: protein MIIKKKQEKQSIILSILFFIHGVTYASLVPWIPDLKERFNLSNYMVGIMVSAIPAGSIIFGLLSKKLINFMGLYWATNITFLLLIIAISTVAFSSSWYEITLLLFLFGVFDSWGDTCINVQAINIQRSYGKSLINRLHGVGSIGTIWGGFVAVMAIGFGFSMGQFNLILFMINLTMFIMYILLFQTTRTVSYIYLHKKPHKEQKIISSETKLYIIALIILVFTCSIEEAASIWGAIYMKDIYNASSIISGVPYLACQICMVIGRIFGDHFTNNWGEMLTLKYGILLSMFGIVLIICVNSSYFTIFGFSLIGLGISVVFPLTISFIGQLPNINATSGITFATWMSRVGLLISPPLIGILADLTSLRTAFIAMLISCILIFLLINILAIKSIRPSS, encoded by the coding sequence ATGATTATAAAAAAAAAGCAAGAAAAACAAAGTATCATATTATCGATACTCTTTTTTATTCATGGCGTTACCTATGCAAGCTTGGTCCCATGGATTCCAGATTTAAAAGAAAGATTTAATCTCAGTAATTATATGGTTGGAATCATGGTGTCGGCCATACCAGCTGGATCGATAATTTTTGGTTTATTATCTAAGAAGCTTATCAATTTTATGGGGTTATATTGGGCCACAAATATAACATTTTTATTATTAATTATTGCAATATCAACAGTTGCATTTTCATCATCGTGGTATGAAATAACATTATTACTTTTTCTGTTTGGTGTTTTTGATTCCTGGGGGGATACATGTATCAATGTGCAGGCCATCAATATACAGAGATCATATGGGAAAAGTTTAATTAATAGGCTACATGGTGTAGGCAGTATCGGTACAATATGGGGAGGGTTTGTTGCCGTAATGGCAATTGGTTTTGGGTTTTCAATGGGTCAATTCAACCTTATATTATTCATGATAAATTTAACAATGTTTATTATGTATATTCTACTATTCCAAACAACACGCACAGTGAGTTATATTTATTTACATAAAAAACCGCACAAAGAACAGAAAATAATATCATCAGAAACTAAGCTATATATTATAGCCTTAATAATACTTGTATTCACATGTAGTATAGAAGAGGCCGCTAGCATCTGGGGAGCAATATACATGAAGGATATTTATAATGCCTCCTCAATTATTTCCGGCGTACCTTACCTCGCGTGTCAAATATGTATGGTAATTGGTCGTATATTTGGCGATCATTTCACAAATAACTGGGGTGAGATGCTAACATTAAAATATGGAATATTATTGTCGATGTTTGGAATAGTATTAATAATATGTGTTAATTCATCTTATTTTACAATATTCGGATTTTCTCTCATTGGTTTAGGAATATCTGTGGTATTTCCATTAACAATCTCATTTATTGGACAACTACCCAATATAAATGCGACTAGCGGGATTACTTTTGCCACTTGGATGTCAAGAGTTGGCTTACTGATTTCCCCGCCATTAATAGGTATATTGGCAGATTTAACCTCACTGAGAACCGCTTTTATAGCCATGTTGATTAGTTGCATATTAATCTTTTTATTAATTAATATTTTAGCCATAAAATCAATTAGACCGAGCAGTTAA
- a CDS encoding 2OG-Fe dioxygenase family protein: protein MGIKYKIIQFNTNEFGINIKSIKDELSFSTLAWDTNDIKLSQLRFLINKCFAHRKMIMQEAQRYLDESPVPDNIQTLISTLSIPDKKIFYAFKSFRKRGISQFCVEYIDNQWEVNHIDLPPLTHFTQHADHKLDLRQLIRRFPPMDRAAIHSPTLKILIKKFIEMLCECEPKRDLKKIEVTCHQVSLIIDNTTHPVSNSPEGLHQDGSNYIVSALVIDKYNIEGGISKLYCTEKDRLIKSHTLECGEGLFHIDKNSTIWHQVTPIKLKEPSIKMGYRNILGFDFNYIS from the coding sequence ATGGGAATAAAATATAAAATCATTCAATTTAATACAAATGAATTTGGTATAAATATAAAATCAATTAAAGATGAACTATCGTTTAGTACATTAGCTTGGGACACTAATGATATAAAATTATCCCAATTAAGATTTCTTATCAATAAATGCTTTGCGCATAGAAAAATGATTATGCAGGAGGCTCAACGCTATCTTGATGAGAGTCCAGTTCCTGACAATATTCAAACCCTGATATCTACATTATCCATACCAGATAAAAAAATCTTTTACGCCTTTAAGTCCTTTAGAAAAAGAGGTATTAGCCAGTTTTGTGTTGAATATATTGATAATCAATGGGAAGTTAATCATATTGACCTTCCCCCGTTAACCCACTTTACTCAACATGCTGATCATAAATTAGATTTAAGACAATTAATACGCCGGTTTCCGCCAATGGATCGAGCCGCAATCCATTCTCCGACATTGAAGATATTGATTAAAAAGTTCATTGAAATGTTGTGCGAATGCGAACCGAAGAGAGATCTAAAAAAGATTGAAGTCACTTGCCATCAAGTATCTTTGATTATAGATAACACAACACATCCTGTTTCTAACTCACCTGAAGGGTTACATCAGGATGGGAGTAATTATATTGTTTCTGCATTAGTCATTGATAAATATAATATTGAGGGCGGTATAAGTAAACTCTATTGTACTGAAAAAGATAGACTCATCAAATCCCATACACTGGAGTGTGGCGAGGGATTATTCCATATAGATAAAAACTCGACAATTTGGCATCAAGTAACACCTATAAAATTAAAGGAACCCTCAATAAAGATGGGATATAGGAATATATTAGGATTTGATTTCAATTATATATCGTGA